One window from the genome of Crassostrea angulata isolate pt1a10 chromosome 2, ASM2561291v2, whole genome shotgun sequence encodes:
- the LOC128172891 gene encoding short-chain collagen C4-like produces MSKGIITTVHFGDFCHKMENRVLITVILLVVTSGGCVGDNKETETSPLDSGGETKGRRLLLNDPNTLLKEIEALQREMTSLKSHVTTMETEVTTQRTRILSLESQLSSRSKQGTGSIYTVWGKKACPALNDTTTVYSGITGGKPFNEVGGGVDTLCLPHDPDDAPRDFPTSIIDSAAHMYGSEYQFTYGKFAGNDDVPCAMCHVQSSGSVMMIPAKNTCPSGWNMQYHGYLVTDNDNSGWYAFDFVCLHGDAEYLTEGARQHNLNGHILYPVTAVCGSLPCPPYRNGQYITCVVCTL; encoded by the exons ATGAGTAAGGGCATAATTACAACCGTGCACTTTGGAGATTTCTGTCATAAAATGGAGAATCGCGTGCTTATCACAGTGATATTGCTAGTTGTTACTAGTGGAGGATGCGTGGGTGACAACAAGGAAACAGAGACTTCACCCCTGGACTCGGGGGGCGAAACCAAGGGCCGGCGGTTACTGTTAAACGACCCGAACACTTTGCTAAAGGAGATAGAGGCGCTACAGAGAGAAATGACGTCACTGAAATCTCACGTGACAACAATGGAAACGGAAGTGACTACACAGCGTACCCGGATCCTCTCTCTAGAGAGTCAGCTCAGTTCAAGAAGTAAACAAG GAACTGGCAGTATTTACACGGTGTGGGGCAAGAAGGCCTGCCCAGCATTGAACGACACTACTACTGTTTACTCAG gaataACTGGGGGTAAGCCTTTTAATGAAGTTGGAGGAGGGGTCGACACCCTCTGCCTGCCTCATGACCCGGATGATGCCCCTCGTGACTTTCCCACAAGTATAATAGATTCAGCGGCCCACATGTATGGAAGCGAGTATCAATTCACCTATGGGAAGTTTGCTGGGAATGACGACGTGCCATGCGCAATGTGTCACGTACAAAGTTCCGGTTCAGTAATGATGATACCGGCAAAAAACACGTGTCCCAGCGGCTGGAACATGCAGTACCACGGGTATTTGGTGACAGATAATGACAATAGCGGCTGGTATGCTTTTGACTTTGTTTGTCTCCATGGAGATGCCGAGTACTTAACGGAAGGCGCCCGGCAACACAACTTAAATGGCCACATCTTATATCCGGTGACGGCTGTTTGCGGTTCTCTCCCCTGCCCCCCATATAGGAACGGCCAGTACATCACGTGTGTTGTGTGTACATTGTGA